A window of Methylocaldum szegediense genomic DNA:
CAAAAGATCCTGATCATGTCGACCGGCAAGAGCTACCTGGTGGAAAAGCTGGGGGTTTTTACGCCGAAATCTCTGGATAAGGAGACACTTCAGACCGGTGAAGTGGGGTTTGTGGTGGCCGGCATCAAGGATATTTTCGGCGCACCGGTGGGCGATACGATCACGTCGGCCGATCGGCCTTGTCAATCCCCCCTGCCGGGCTTCCAACAGGTTCAACCCAGAGTATTCGCAGGGCTTTATCCGGTCGAATCCGACGATTACGAGGATCTTCGGGAAGCGCTGAACAAACTCCACCTCAACGACGCCGCGCTTCAGTACGAACCAGAAACTTCCCAGGCCTTGGGGTTCGGTTTCCGATGCGGATTCCTCGGCATGTTGCACATGGAGATCATTCAGGAGCGGCTGGAGCGGGAATATGATCTCGATCTGATTACGACGGCGCCTACAGTCGTGTACGAGGTGCTTAAGACGGACGGCTCCACAATTCAGATCGACAATCCATCCAAGCTTCCGCCGCCTAACGAGATTGTAGAAATCCGCGAGCCGATCATAGAAGCCAATATTCTGGTACCGCAGGATTATTTGGGTGCTGTGATAACGCTTTGTGTCGAAAAACGCGGTGTGCAGAAGAGAATGCAGTACATGGGCGGGCAAGTATCGCTTGGCTTCGAGTTGCCCTTGAGCGAAATCGTATTGGACTTTTTCGATCGTCTCAAATCCGTCAGTCGCGGCTTCGCGTCGTTCGATTACGAGTTCAGGCGCTTCCAGGCGGCGCCGCTGGTCAAACTGGACATCCTCATCAACGGCGAGCGCGTCGATGCTTTGTCATTGATTGTGCACCGGGATATCAGTCAAACCCGAGGGCGCGATCTTGTGGAGCGTATGAAAGATCTGATTCCCAGGCAGATGTTCGAAGTCGCCATTCAAGCCGCTATCGGCTCGAAAATTATCGCTCGTTCGACAGTGAAGGCGATGCGCAAAAACGTACTGGCCAAGTGCTATGGCGGCGATATTACCCGTAAGAAGAAACTTCTGGAAAAGCAGAAGGCTGGCAAAAAAAGGATGAAACAGGTGGGGAAGGTCGACATTCCGCAGGAGGCATTTCTGGCGGTTTTGCGGGTAAACAAAGATTCCTGATGCCGAAAACGATAAAAAGACCCAGCTTATGGATTTCGATTTTTCATTCTTTTTGGTGATGGCAACAGCCGTGACCGGGATCATCTGGGGCGGCTATGTGTTGCTGCGACGTGTTCGACCGAATGTTGCTGCAGGGAAAGAACCGGTCATCGTGGAATATGCCCGTTCGTTTTTTCCGATTGTTCTCATCGTGCTTCTGCTGCGGTCATTCTTGGTGGAGCCTTTCCGTATTCCCTCTGGTTCCATGATGCCGACCCTTCTTATTGGCGATTTCATTCTCGTCAACAAATATGCCTACGGCATTCGTCTTCCGGTTTTGAACACCAAGATCATCGAAGTAGGCAAGCCCAAACGTGGCGACATCATGGTGTTCCGCTTTCCAAAAGACCCGACGGTGGATTACATCAAGCGAGTCGTCGGTCTGCCCGGTGATCGTATCGGCTATTACAACAAGCAGCTTTACGTGAACGGCAAGCCCATCAAGCAAACCTATATTGCCGAATATCAAGGCGTCGGGCAGGGCAGCGTGATGACCGGCGCTCGTCTTTTGAGCGAGGATTTGGACGGCGTGACGCATGACATCTTGATTCGCGAGGACCAGCCATCGGTACAGGGGGAATTTACGATACCCGAAGGTCATTATTTTGTTATGGGTGATAATCGGGACAACAGCAACGACAGTCGTTACTGGGGTACCGTTCCGGAAAGCCACTTGGTCGGAAAGGCCTTTTTCATCTGGATGAGTTGGGACTGGGAGAACGGCGGCATCGCATTTGATCGTCTCGGTACTATATTGAATTAGTGGTTCAGTACCGAAATGTTTCAAAATGCCTGGAGTATCCCAATATGGTCACTTCATCCGCTCATCAGAACGGGCTGACGCTGATCGGCTTTCTGTGGGTTGCATTTCTTATCGGTTTTTTTTCCCTGCTTGTACTTAAAATCGGCCCTATCTACCTGGAACATTACAAGGTCGTATCATCGCTTGAGTCGCTCAAGAAGGAGAACGACATCGCTTCGAAATCCCGAGAGGAGATCCTGAGTCTTCTGCAGAAACGGTGGGAAATAAACATGGTCGAACGGGTAACGGCAAAAGATGTGAAGATCATTAAGAACGGATCATATCTAAAGGTTGAAATAGCGTATGACGTTGCCCAGCACCTTTTTGGAAACGTGGATGCCTTGCTTCACTTTGACGACCTTATTGAGGTTGGGGCGAAATGATAAGAAGCCTTTCCCGTGGTGCGTTAAAGGCGTTTTTGCTATCCGCCTCGAACGCGGCGGATATATGTAAATTGGTGACAGTTCCGTATGGCCATGTAGCCTGGCCGGTTGTCAGGCGATTGACTTGAATCTAGATGGTTTGGTTGAGATATTGGAACCGGAGAAAATCGCAAGAAAGCTGGGCTTGCACTTCAATAACCCAGCCTTGGTTAAGAGGGCCTTGACCCACAGGAGCGCCGAGAGCGATAACAACGAACGCCTTGAGTTCCTGGGCGATTCTGTGCTCGGATTTGTGATCGCAGAGAAGCTCTATGACAAGTTCTCTGAGGCCGACGAAGGCGTGCTCAGCCGGCTGCGCGCCACGCTCGTGAATCAGGCTTCATTGGCGGAACTGGCGCGTAAATTGAACCTGGGCGATTACCTCGTCTTGGGCTCGGGTGAGCTGAAAAGCGGCGGATATCGGCGCGATTCGATTTTATCCGACGCCTTAGAGGCTGTGATCGGCGCGCTGCTCATCGACCAAGGGATGGATGCCTGTCGGAAGTGGATATTGAAGCTTTTTGCCGAGCCGATAGACCGTCTTTCACTGCAGGATTGGAAAAAGGATCCGAAGACCCGGCTGCAGGAATTGATGCAAGCGCGAGGCGTTGAATTGCCAACCTACACACTAAAGGCGGTTAGCGGCCAGCCGCACGATCAGAGCTTTTGCGTGGAGTGCCGTGTGTCGCTGATTCCGGTTTCCTGCGAAGGCGTTGGCTCTTCACGGAAAAAGGCGGAGCAGCAAGCGGCGGAAAAGATGTTGGCCCTGCTGGCGGAAAAACTGGGGTTCAAACCGTGAAAGCAGGCTTCGTCGCCCTCGTGGGGCGTCCCAACGTGGGCAAGTCAACCCTTCTCAATTACCTGATCGGCCAAAAAATCAGCATCACATCACGTCGGCCCCAGACGACGAGACATCGCATTCGCGGGATCAAAACCACTCCGGAAGGACAGATCGTTTTCGTCGATACGCCAGGCATGCATGTCAGCCAGAAACGTGCGATGAACCGCTACCTCAACCGGGCCGCAGCCTCCGCCCTGGTTGACGTTGACGTGATCGTCTGGCTGATCGATAGGCCGGCATGGCTTCCCGAGGATGAATGGATTTTCGAGCGGATCAAGTCGGCGGGCGTTCCTGTCATTCTGGCCATCAATAAAGTCGACCGGCTTGAGGAAAAGAGCGTTCTGTTGCCTTTTTTGGAACAGGCTGCAGCTCGCTACGCGTTTGCCGATCTGGTTCCGGTATCCGCCTTGAAGGGCGTCAATCTGGACGTGCTGGAGAAAAAAATCTTAGAGCTCTTGCCGGAAGGCGACCCGATCTATCCGGAAGATCAAATCACGGATAAGCCGGAACGTTTTTTCGCTGCTGAAATCATTCGGGAGAAGTTGTTTCGTACGCTGTCAGAGGAAGTGCCGCATGCACTGACGGTGGAAATCGAACAGTTCAAAGTCGAGGGCGGGTTGACGCGCATCAATGCGGTAATTTGGGTCGAGCGCGAGGGGCAGAAAGTCATCGTCATCGGCCGTAACGGCGCAGTCCTCAAAAAGGTCGGCGAGCGGGCGCGCCGTGAACTGGAACGCATGCTCGAGTGCAAGGTGTACCTGGAACTTTGGGTCAAAGTCAGGAAAGGCTGGTCGGATGACGAGCGTGCTTTGCACAGTCTCGGTTATGTCGAATGACGAGAGCCCAGGAACTTCAGCGGAACATCATGGCCGGGTCTCGCTGCAGAATGGCTTTGTTCTTCACCGGCGCCCCTATCGAGAGTCCAGCCTTCTTCTTGACGTATTCACATTGAATTTCGGTCGCCTCCGTCTGCTGGCGAAAGGTGCGCGCAAGAATAAGAAGGGACTACATGCTTTATTGCAGCCGTTCGTTCACTTGCGCCTCTCTTGGGTTGGGGTAGGCGAGCTGCCGGTCCTGACAGCCGCGGAATCGATGGGAAGCGCCATAAATCTTAATGGACCGAAACTGTTCTGCGGATTTTACATGAACGAGCTGCTCCTAAATTTTCTCCCCTCGCGCGATCCTCATCCGGAGGTATTCCATCTCTATGGCAATACGCTTATTCAACTTGCGGCGGATGACAACATCGAGCGGATTTTACGGTTGTTCGAAGTTTCGCTGTTGTGCGAGATGGGGTACGGCATGGTTTTTGATCGTGAGGTTACGTCCGGACAGCCGATCAATCCGGAAAAAAGGTATGTCTACAGGATCGAGCAAGGTCCAGTAGAAAACGGTGAAGGCGGTTCGGATACGGTCGGCGGGGCTACATTGCTCGGGTTGGGGCAGCGAACGCTGAACGATCCCGATCAACTTCTCGAGGCGAAATATCTCATGCGGCGAGTGATCCAATATCATCTCAACGGAAAGCCGCTCAAGAGTCGCGACTTTTTCAAGCAACTCACAAAAAGCAGGCCATCATGACGACACTTCGTCCTATCTTACTCGGCGTAAATATCGATCACGTCGCCACGATCCGACAGGCTCGGCGCACCAAATATCCGGAGGTGATTCAGGCGGCCTTGCTCGCGGAGCAAGCAGGCGCCGATGGTATCACCGCTCATCTTCGCGAGGATCGCAGGCATATCCAGGACCGGGACATCAGGTTGCTGCGAGAGATGATCGAGACCCGTTTGAATCTGGAAATGGCGGTAACCGATGAAATGGTGGCCATTGCAAGAGAAGTGCGCCCCCAAGCCTGTTGCCTGGTTCCAGAACGACGCGAGGAATTGACGACGGAAGGCGGCCTCGACGTCGTGGGGAATTTCCAACGAATTCATGCCGCTTGCAAAGCATTGGGCGAAGCGGAAGTGGAGGTTTCGCTGTTCATCGATGCCGATTTTCGGCAGATCGAAGCGGCAGCGAAAACCGGAGCCCCGGTCATCGAGCTACACACGGGACACTATGCCGACGCCGTTTCCGAAAAGAATCGCAAGGACGAGCTTGACCAGTTGGCCCGCGCGGCGGAATATGCCGCCGGAGTCGGTCTTAAAGTGAATGCCGGGCATGGATTGAATTACCACAACGTAGCCGAAGTTTGCCGTATTCCTCAGATCGAGGAACTCAATATCGGGCATTCGATTGTGGCACGAGCCCTGTTCGTTGGATTAGAGCGGGCGGTAAGCGAGATGAAGCGGATCATGGAAACGGCGCGCTCGTCGATTGACCCATAGGGCTTAATCTGCCATAGTTGACAGTCTATTGACTAGGAAGACCGAACTGCTTTCTCGTACGCCTTGCTAAGGAAGGAAAAATGTCAAAGGCGTTGAGATGGTAATGAATTAAAAACAACGGTTTCGCTGGTTGGGGCGACATAGCGGAGGAGATGGGGTGTACGAAACACATCAGAGCGAGTCAACGAACGCGCGCGCGTTGCGTACCGGGACAGCGGTCCAGTACCCGGCGTTGGCTGTTCGGCACCGGATTCCGCTGATGCTTATCGTGCTCTTTGTTGCCTGTCTATGTTCTTTTGCGGTTCTCCTGTATTTGTCCAGTCGTCTCGAAACCAAAATAGCCGGTTCGAGGGAAGGGGAAGTCCGGGTCAAGGCAATCAATCAGCAGGTGGAGGCGCTGCAACAGAGGTTCGGTGCGCTGTTGGCGGATTCGGTCGAAATGCGGCTCAAAGCTCTTCAGACCAAGATCGAGAAGGGAACAGTCAGCTCGGCGGATCTCGCCGCTTTTGACCAATTGAAAAATGATTTAATGCTCTTACAGGGCTACGCAGCAGTGGGAGGTGCCGACGCGTTGGATGGCACGGCTGTTGAACATGCCCGTTTCCGGCGTTTACCCGATTCGGGAGCCGCCCGTAACCAAGAGCTTTTGGATGAAGTTTTGTACGTCAAGAACCTGCTTTACTTCTGTGCTGCCAGCTTAGCCACAACGGCCGTTCTTATTAGCGGTTATTGGTTAGGGCAGCGGAGCCGTCTGCACCGTATCGGCTCGGAAATCGCCTCGATTCCGATGCTGGCGAAGCGGCCTGGCGGCGAGTCCAACGATTGATCTTCCTCAGTTGTTTTCGTAGATAGCCACGGCTTTCTAAGGTTGTGGCATTCTTCCTCGACTTTCTCCCGGCTCTTCGCGCCATATTCTGCGATCCTGGATGATCGATTCGCTGGCTTCGTGGCGGGTTAGCACCATCGCGCTGTCGTTTGCTTCAATTGCGTGAGAGAGAAGTGAGTACTCATGACAGAACTTGGCAAGCCCTCTATAGTCGTCCGCGTTCCCACGCCGATCTGGCTTTATGGCATGATCGCCGTTGCGTTCTGGATTGGCGAAGAATTCGGGCTTTCGACCGTTGTCCAGTACTAGCCTGCCGGTGTCTTCGTGTTCTTCGCGGGGTTTCTCTGGGGTGGGTGGGCTATCCTGACGTTCCGGCGACATAGTGCCGAAATCCTTCCTTCTTCCACTGTCCATTCGGCGTTCGTCACGAGTGGCCCGTATCGCTGGTCACGCAATCCCATGTATCTCGGCGCGATTGTCATGGGCATTGGCGCAGCGTTGATCGCCGGCACGTGGCTTATGTGGCTCGTGCCTCTGGCCCTGTTCCTGCTTCAGAACTTCGTGATCATCCCTTTCGAAGAGCGCAGCATGAGACACACGTTCGGCGAAGAGTATGAGGCGTATTGCGCGCGCGTGCGGCGGTGGTTCTGAGCATCGTCCAGGCTACCTCTCGAGTCCACGCGATCCAGCGCCTCGGCGGCCCACTGGCCGAACATCCTAATCTTCTTAAAAAGCTGAACGCCGTCGCGGGCGATGCGAACTTCTGCGCGGAATGCTGTTGAACCGTCTCTTCCTTTTGTGATGGTGCCCATTTGCTCCACACCTCCTCCCACGGAGCAAAATGTAGCGAATGGCGTTCAAAATGTCAGAAAAAGCTAGCCGCCCATTCAAAACCATTCAAAAGTTTTCAGGCCAAATCAACGATATGTCGTTAAATCAAAGACATAGAATTTGCGTCGCGCCCATGATGGAATGGACAGACCGGCACTTTCGCTATTTTGTGCGATTGATTTCGCGCCGTGTGCTGCTCTATACCGAAATGGTGACGACAAGTGCGATTCTGCACGGGGATCGCGAGCGCCTGCTTGGCTATCATGCCGCTGAAAAGCCCTTGGCCTTGCAGTTAGGAGGCAGTAACCCTACGGAACTCGCCGCATGTGCGCGGATTGCAGAAGCTTATGGGTTCGATGAAATCAACCTCAATGTCGGCTGCCCGAGCGATCGGGTGCAGACCGGTCGGTTTGGTGCATGTCTGATGGCGGAACCCGAGTTGGTCGCTGAGTGTGTGGCGGCGATGGCCGGTGCCGTTTCGCTGCCGGTTACCGTCAAGACCCGAATCGGTATCGATGACAGAGACAGTTACGAAGAACTCGCACACTTCGTCGAAGTTGTCGCGTCTGGCGGCTGTCGTACCTTTATCATTCATGCCCGAAAAGCTTGGCTTAAAGGTTTGTCTCCCAAGGAGAACCGGGAAATACCGCCGCTAAGATACGACGTGGTCGAACGACTCAAGAACGACTATCCGACGTTGGAAATTATCCTGAATGGCGGTGTGGTTGATCTGGACCAGGCAGCACGACACCTCGAGCGTTTGGACGGCGTGATGATAGGCCGTGCGGCTTACCACCAGCCATACCTACTAGCGGAAGCCGATCGGCGATTTTTCGGCGATGACCGCCCCGTTCGCACGCGCCGCCAGGTGGTCGAGGCTCTGCTGCCGTACGTCGAGATGGAATTGAGGCGGGGTGTACGTCTACAGTCCATCGCTCGACACATTCTGGGTCTGTATCACGGTAGGCCGGGTGGGCGGGCGTGGCGTCGACATCTTAGTCAATACGCCACCAAGCCGAACGCGGGAACGGACGTGATTCTGGAGGCCGCTCGTTACTGTGAGGAGTGAATTTATCATTCAGCCAGAAAGACATTCCGCACCCCGCGGGATATACTTACCGGCCAACCTTGGTGATATCAGTCATGCAGAACGTAATGGAGCAACTTTTCTCTCAACTCATTCAAGCGCTCGGAGAAGATGTGACCCGAGAGGGTCTGGTCGATACCCCTCGGCGAGCGGCGGCGGCTTTTCGCTTCCTCAACAGTGGTTACAATCAGCGCTTGGAGCGTGTGCTCAACAACGCCGTCTTCGAAGCGGACACCGAGGATATGGTGATCGTGAAGGACATCGAACTGTACTCGCTGTGCGAACACCATCTCCTCCCATTTATCGGTAAATGCCATGTGGCGTATCTGCCGAAAGGCAAGGTGATCGGCCTTTCCAAGGTTGCGCGTATCGTCGAGATGTATGCCCGACGCCTTCAGATTCAGGAACGATTGACGAAACAAATCGCGGATGCCATTCAGACAGCCATCAACCCGGCAGGGGTCGCCGTGGTGATCGAGGCCAAGCATCTGTGCATGATGATGCGAGGTGTCGAGAAGCAGAACTCGGTCATGACCACCTCGTCCATGCTGGGTTTGTTCCGCAAACAAATTAGTACGCGCTCGGAATTCCTTAACCTCATCAATCGGTAATAGAGCCGGAATTTCATTTGTGGCAGATGCCGAAAAGTCCCGTCGAACAGGGGTGCTTCTCGTCAATCTAGGTACTCCCGAGGCACCAACGCCGGCTGCCATCAGACGCTATTTGCGGGAATTTCTGTGGGACCCGAGGGTCGTCGAACTACCGAGGCCCCTTTGGTGGGTGATTCTTCACGGTGTGATCCTTTGGACGCGCCCTTCGAAGTCGGCGCGGGCCTATCGTTCCATCTGGACGGACAAGGGGTCTCCGTTGCTTGTGTTAAGCATGAACCTGGCGCGGGCCGTGC
This region includes:
- a CDS encoding methyltransferase family protein, with translation MFFAGFLWGGWAILTFRRHSAEILPSSTVHSAFVTSGPYRWSRNPMYLGAIVMGIGAALIAGTWLMWLVPLALFLLQNFVIIPFEERSMRHTFGEEYEAYCARVRRWF
- the pdxJ gene encoding pyridoxine 5'-phosphate synthase, producing MTTLRPILLGVNIDHVATIRQARRTKYPEVIQAALLAEQAGADGITAHLREDRRHIQDRDIRLLREMIETRLNLEMAVTDEMVAIAREVRPQACCLVPERREELTTEGGLDVVGNFQRIHAACKALGEAEVEVSLFIDADFRQIEAAAKTGAPVIELHTGHYADAVSEKNRKDELDQLARAAEYAAGVGLKVNAGHGLNYHNVAEVCRIPQIEELNIGHSIVARALFVGLERAVSEMKRIMETARSSIDP
- the recO gene encoding DNA repair protein RecO translates to MSNDESPGTSAEHHGRVSLQNGFVLHRRPYRESSLLLDVFTLNFGRLRLLAKGARKNKKGLHALLQPFVHLRLSWVGVGELPVLTAAESMGSAINLNGPKLFCGFYMNELLLNFLPSRDPHPEVFHLYGNTLIQLAADDNIERILRLFEVSLLCEMGYGMVFDREVTSGQPINPEKRYVYRIEQGPVENGEGGSDTVGGATLLGLGQRTLNDPDQLLEAKYLMRRVIQYHLNGKPLKSRDFFKQLTKSRPS
- the era gene encoding GTPase Era, coding for MKAGFVALVGRPNVGKSTLLNYLIGQKISITSRRPQTTRHRIRGIKTTPEGQIVFVDTPGMHVSQKRAMNRYLNRAAASALVDVDVIVWLIDRPAWLPEDEWIFERIKSAGVPVILAINKVDRLEEKSVLLPFLEQAAARYAFADLVPVSALKGVNLDVLEKKILELLPEGDPIYPEDQITDKPERFFAAEIIREKLFRTLSEEVPHALTVEIEQFKVEGGLTRINAVIWVEREGQKVIVIGRNGAVLKKVGERARRELERMLECKVYLELWVKVRKGWSDDERALHSLGYVE
- the rnc gene encoding ribonuclease III gives rise to the protein MLEPEKIARKLGLHFNNPALVKRALTHRSAESDNNERLEFLGDSVLGFVIAEKLYDKFSEADEGVLSRLRATLVNQASLAELARKLNLGDYLVLGSGELKSGGYRRDSILSDALEAVIGALLIDQGMDACRKWILKLFAEPIDRLSLQDWKKDPKTRLQELMQARGVELPTYTLKAVSGQPHDQSFCVECRVSLIPVSCEGVGSSRKKAEQQAAEKMLALLAEKLGFKP
- the lepB gene encoding signal peptidase I → MDFDFSFFLVMATAVTGIIWGGYVLLRRVRPNVAAGKEPVIVEYARSFFPIVLIVLLLRSFLVEPFRIPSGSMMPTLLIGDFILVNKYAYGIRLPVLNTKIIEVGKPKRGDIMVFRFPKDPTVDYIKRVVGLPGDRIGYYNKQLYVNGKPIKQTYIAEYQGVGQGSVMTGARLLSEDLDGVTHDILIREDQPSVQGEFTIPEGHYFVMGDNRDNSNDSRYWGTVPESHLVGKAFFIWMSWDWENGGIAFDRLGTILN
- the dusA gene encoding tRNA dihydrouridine(20/20a) synthase DusA; translation: MMEWTDRHFRYFVRLISRRVLLYTEMVTTSAILHGDRERLLGYHAAEKPLALQLGGSNPTELAACARIAEAYGFDEINLNVGCPSDRVQTGRFGACLMAEPELVAECVAAMAGAVSLPVTVKTRIGIDDRDSYEELAHFVEVVASGGCRTFIIHARKAWLKGLSPKENREIPPLRYDVVERLKNDYPTLEIILNGGVVDLDQAARHLERLDGVMIGRAAYHQPYLLAEADRRFFGDDRPVRTRRQVVEALLPYVEMELRRGVRLQSIARHILGLYHGRPGGRAWRRHLSQYATKPNAGTDVILEAARYCEE
- the folE gene encoding GTP cyclohydrolase I FolE, whose translation is MQNVMEQLFSQLIQALGEDVTREGLVDTPRRAAAAFRFLNSGYNQRLERVLNNAVFEADTEDMVIVKDIELYSLCEHHLLPFIGKCHVAYLPKGKVIGLSKVARIVEMYARRLQIQERLTKQIADAIQTAINPAGVAVVIEAKHLCMMMRGVEKQNSVMTTSSMLGLFRKQISTRSEFLNLINR
- a CDS encoding DUF4845 domain-containing protein — encoded protein: MVTSSAHQNGLTLIGFLWVAFLIGFFSLLVLKIGPIYLEHYKVVSSLESLKKENDIASKSREEILSLLQKRWEINMVERVTAKDVKIIKNGSYLKVEIAYDVAQHLFGNVDALLHFDDLIEVGAK
- the lepA gene encoding translation elongation factor 4, which translates into the protein MADQQHIRNFSIIAHIDHGKSTLADRFIQICGGLSEREMLDQVLDSMDIERERGITIKAQSVTLNYTAKDGETYQLNLIDTPGHVDFSYEVSRSLAACEGALLVVDAAQGVEAQSVANCYTAIEQGLEVIPVLNKIDLPSAEPERVCKEIEEIIGLPADDALKISAKTGFGVNDLLEQLVNKVPPPKGDPAAPLQALIIDSWFDNYLGVVSLVRVVNGSISRKQKILIMSTGKSYLVEKLGVFTPKSLDKETLQTGEVGFVVAGIKDIFGAPVGDTITSADRPCQSPLPGFQQVQPRVFAGLYPVESDDYEDLREALNKLHLNDAALQYEPETSQALGFGFRCGFLGMLHMEIIQERLEREYDLDLITTAPTVVYEVLKTDGSTIQIDNPSKLPPPNEIVEIREPIIEANILVPQDYLGAVITLCVEKRGVQKRMQYMGGQVSLGFELPLSEIVLDFFDRLKSVSRGFASFDYEFRRFQAAPLVKLDILINGERVDALSLIVHRDISQTRGRDLVERMKDLIPRQMFEVAIQAAIGSKIIARSTVKAMRKNVLAKCYGGDITRKKKLLEKQKAGKKRMKQVGKVDIPQEAFLAVLRVNKDS